A stretch of the Clostridium botulinum genome encodes the following:
- a CDS encoding NRAMP family divalent metal transporter: MGNKDKRNWSVMLGAAFLMATSAIGPGFLTQSTTFTGKLGASFGFIILISIIFDIGAQLNIWRIIIVSKKRGQEIANLVIPGLGYFISGIVVLGGLAFNIGNIGGAGLGLNVLFNIDEKIGAIISAVIAIGVFLIKDAQRAMDRFAQIMGLIMIVVTLYIVGTSHPPVTSAVVKTFLPEKIDMMAIITLVGGTVGGYITFVGGHRLLDAGITGEENISKMNRSCFTGIGIASLMRIFLFLATLGIIAQGFVLDPMNPPASVFKFAAGNIGYKIFGIVMWSAAITSVIGSAYTSVSFIKTFGSKVEKNSNMITILFIILSTIIFVFVGKPVKVMILVGALNGLILPITLGTMLIAAYKKSIVGNYKHPMWMAIVGGTVVIVMTYLGVNTLIKEILKVLN, encoded by the coding sequence ATGGGGAATAAGGATAAAAGAAACTGGAGCGTAATGTTAGGGGCAGCTTTTTTAATGGCTACATCAGCTATAGGACCAGGTTTTTTAACTCAAAGTACAACATTTACAGGAAAGCTTGGGGCAAGTTTTGGATTTATAATTTTGATATCTATTATATTTGATATAGGAGCACAATTAAATATATGGAGAATAATAATTGTTTCTAAAAAAAGAGGACAAGAAATAGCTAATTTAGTTATACCGGGACTTGGATATTTTATATCTGGAATTGTGGTTTTAGGAGGACTTGCATTTAATATAGGAAATATAGGTGGAGCAGGACTAGGGCTAAATGTATTATTTAATATAGATGAAAAAATTGGTGCTATTATTAGTGCAGTTATAGCTATTGGTGTATTTTTAATTAAAGATGCTCAAAGGGCGATGGATAGATTTGCTCAAATTATGGGGTTAATAATGATAGTGGTTACATTATATATAGTGGGTACTTCTCATCCACCAGTGACTAGTGCTGTAGTTAAGACTTTTTTACCGGAGAAGATAGATATGATGGCTATAATAACTTTAGTGGGTGGAACTGTAGGAGGATACATTACATTTGTAGGAGGTCATAGGTTATTAGATGCTGGAATAACTGGAGAAGAAAATATTTCAAAGATGAATAGAAGCTGTTTTACTGGTATAGGAATAGCTTCGCTTATGAGAATATTTTTATTTTTGGCGACGTTGGGGATTATAGCACAAGGTTTTGTATTAGATCCAATGAATCCACCGGCATCAGTATTTAAATTTGCAGCTGGGAATATAGGATATAAAATTTTTGGTATTGTTATGTGGTCAGCTGCTATAACTTCAGTTATTGGTTCAGCATATACATCAGTATCTTTTATTAAGACTTTTGGTAGTAAGGTAGAAAAAAATTCAAATATGATAACAATCTTATTTATTATATTGTCTACTATAATATTTGTATTTGTAGGTAAGCCTGTTAAAGTAATGATATTGGTTGGAGCTTTAAATGGATTAATACTTCCGATTACTTTAGGAACAATGCTAATTGCAGCTTATAAAAAAAGTATAGTAGGAAATTATAAGCATCCAATGTGGATGGCTATTGTTGGAGGCACAGTTGTTATAGTAATGACTTATTTAGGAGTTAATACACTTATAAAAGAAATATTAAAAGTGCTTAACTAA
- a CDS encoding DMT family transporter → MKQENHILPYFTACCVSLILGLTFIFSKTALNIVTPCTLLSFRFSTAFLTITLLRVLKIVKINYKEKPIKYLIILSLIEPVLYFFFESKGLKLCSASQAGIVIALIPIFVAILSSYILKERKTPLQICSIILSVCGVIYIVLMQSSSSNKGSLLGIFFLCGSVLCGSTFSILSKKLAENFKPIEITYFMSVVAAIIFNFISVSNHIRLHTLNLYFEPLKNNNFIISILYLGILSSVIGFFLVNFTISKIDVSKYSVFENVTSIISILGGVIFLHEKLKYYHGIGAIMIVIGVWGTSFFAKKSLNQSSKLEISQSS, encoded by the coding sequence ATGAAACAAGAAAATCACATTTTGCCCTATTTTACGGCATGTTGTGTATCTCTCATTTTAGGGCTCACTTTTATATTCTCCAAAACCGCTTTAAATATTGTAACTCCTTGTACTTTATTATCTTTTAGATTTTCAACAGCTTTTTTGACAATAACTCTTCTCAGAGTTTTAAAAATCGTAAAAATAAACTATAAAGAAAAACCCATTAAATATTTAATTATTTTATCTTTAATAGAACCTGTATTATATTTCTTTTTTGAATCTAAAGGACTTAAATTATGCTCAGCATCACAAGCCGGAATAGTAATAGCACTTATTCCTATTTTTGTAGCTATTTTATCTTCTTACATACTAAAAGAAAGAAAAACTCCACTTCAAATTTGTTCAATAATTCTTTCAGTATGTGGAGTAATTTATATTGTTTTAATGCAATCTTCATCATCCAATAAAGGTAGCTTACTGGGCATATTTTTCTTATGTGGTTCAGTATTATGTGGTTCAACATTTAGTATTTTATCAAAGAAACTTGCAGAAAATTTTAAACCAATAGAAATAACTTATTTTATGAGTGTTGTAGCAGCTATTATTTTTAATTTTATATCAGTTTCAAACCATATAAGACTACATACTTTAAATCTGTACTTTGAACCTTTAAAAAATAATAATTTTATTATATCTATTTTATATTTAGGAATTTTATCATCTGTAATTGGATTCTTCTTAGTAAACTTTACAATATCTAAGATAGATGTATCTAAATATTCTGTTTTTGAAAATGTAACTTCTATAATTTCTATATTAGGAGGAGTTATATTCTTACATGAAAAACTTAAATATTATCACGGAATAGGTGCAATAATGATTGTTATCGGTGTTTGGGGAACAAGTTTTTTTGCTAAAAAATCACTAAATCAATCCTCTAAATTGGAAATAAGCCAATCTTCTTAA
- a CDS encoding mechanosensitive ion channel family protein: MKSSILDIANALKNTNIIIKFPITTILILFTFFINKSTCSLIERSNLCSKDTIKYKKFISITFKIMCIVIILPIWLYDSKDLFAFLGIFSAALAFAFRDVVGNFIGWITIYTQKPFEMGDRIKIEDSLGDVLEIGWFYTTIIEVTTNDNKTYGQSTGRLISVPNIKILKHELINETNSFPYTWTEIDSLISIDSNWKKAKKIILSIANNRLGNIEEEAKEALHIASKTLPINYQNLSHTIYTAIENGKIILTLRFICRARNFRNLNHCITEDILTEFAKHDDITLL; the protein is encoded by the coding sequence TTGAAAAGTTCTATTTTAGATATAGCAAATGCTTTAAAAAATACTAATATAATTATTAAATTTCCTATTACTACAATTTTAATTTTATTTACTTTTTTCATTAATAAAAGTACTTGTAGTCTTATTGAACGTTCTAATTTATGTTCTAAAGATACTATAAAATATAAAAAATTTATTTCTATTACCTTTAAAATAATGTGCATTGTTATAATACTTCCTATATGGCTATATGATTCTAAAGATTTATTTGCTTTTCTTGGAATTTTCTCTGCTGCTCTTGCTTTTGCATTTAGAGATGTTGTTGGAAATTTTATTGGATGGATAACTATTTATACTCAAAAACCTTTTGAAATGGGCGATAGAATTAAAATTGAAGATAGTTTAGGTGATGTTTTAGAAATTGGATGGTTTTATACAACAATAATTGAAGTTACAACTAATGATAATAAAACTTACGGTCAAAGTACCGGAAGATTAATTTCAGTACCAAATATTAAAATTTTAAAACATGAACTTATAAATGAAACCAACTCATTTCCTTATACTTGGACTGAAATAGATTCTTTAATTAGTATAGATAGCAATTGGAAAAAAGCTAAAAAAATAATACTTTCTATTGCAAATAATAGACTTGGAAATATAGAAGAAGAAGCTAAAGAAGCTCTACATATAGCCTCAAAAACATTACCTATAAATTATCAAAATTTATCTCATACTATATACACTGCAATTGAAAACGGTAAAATTATACTTACACTACGTTTTATATGTCGCGCACGAAATTTTAGAAATTTAAATCATTGTATTACAGAAGATATTTTAACTGAATTTGCAAAACATGATGATATTACTTTATTATAA
- the accB gene encoding acetyl-CoA carboxylase biotin carboxyl carrier protein, with product MITLDYKEICEIIKVVSDSNLSCAEIKLEDIYMKMSKCSVEINNINSANKEYEKREQCDVDLQIDKPIINKEKNNILDDIEIIKSPLVGTFYRASSPESEPYVNLGSKINENDVLCIVEAMKLMNEIEAYVKGEIVEILVGDGEMVEYNQPLFKIKKD from the coding sequence ATGATAACTTTGGACTATAAAGAAATATGTGAAATTATAAAAGTTGTAAGTGATTCTAATTTATCTTGTGCAGAAATTAAGCTAGAAGATATATATATGAAAATGTCTAAATGTAGTGTTGAAATTAATAATATTAATAGTGCAAATAAAGAATATGAAAAACGAGAGCAATGTGATGTAGATTTACAAATAGATAAACCAATAATAAATAAAGAAAAAAATAATATTTTAGACGATATAGAGATAATTAAATCACCGTTAGTTGGAACCTTTTACAGAGCATCAAGTCCTGAAAGTGAACCATATGTTAATTTAGGGTCTAAGATTAATGAAAATGATGTCCTATGTATTGTAGAGGCAATGAAGCTTATGAATGAAATTGAAGCATATGTAAAAGGAGAAATTGTTGAAATTCTTGTTGGTGATGGAGAAATGGTTGAATATAATCAGCCTTTATTTAAGATAAAGAAGGATTAG
- a CDS encoding acetyl-CoA carboxylase biotin carboxylase subunit, translating into MIKKVLIANRGEIAVRIIRACRELGIKTVAVYSDIDKDSMHVKFADETVCIGKASAKESYLNIQNIIMAAKLKGVEAIHPGYGFLSENSDFARICNEYDIKFIGPSADTIDSLGNKSKAREMMINAGVPVIPGSNGAVQDEEDALKQAEIIGYPVMVKASAGGGGRGIRIANSHDELINVFNMAKTEAKNAFGDDTMYIEKFIENPRHIEFQILGDNYGNVIHLGERECSIQRRHQKVIEESPSVIMDEETRNKMGKAAIKAAKAVNYKNAGTIEFLLDKNGRFYFMEMNTRIQVEHPITEIVTGIDLVKEQLKITSGYNIEFNQQDVKIKGHAIECRINAEDPSCQFRPSPGTIEFVHFPGGSGLRVDSAIYNGCVISHIYDSMIAKLICYGNTRNDAITTMKRALSEFIIDGVKTNIEFQFDILNNKKFNAGKFDTSFLDEEFNTNL; encoded by the coding sequence ATGATTAAAAAAGTATTAATTGCAAATAGAGGTGAGATTGCAGTTAGAATTATCCGTGCATGTCGAGAACTCGGAATAAAAACTGTAGCAGTATATTCTGATATAGATAAAGATTCTATGCATGTAAAATTTGCAGATGAAACTGTATGTATTGGAAAGGCTTCAGCTAAAGAAAGTTATCTAAATATTCAAAACATTATAATGGCTGCAAAGTTAAAAGGTGTAGAAGCAATACATCCTGGATATGGATTTTTATCTGAAAATAGTGATTTTGCAAGGATATGCAATGAGTATGATATAAAATTTATTGGACCATCAGCTGATACAATAGATAGTCTTGGAAATAAATCTAAAGCAAGAGAAATGATGATAAATGCAGGAGTGCCAGTAATACCAGGATCTAATGGAGCTGTACAAGATGAAGAAGATGCATTAAAACAAGCAGAAATAATAGGATATCCAGTTATGGTTAAGGCATCAGCTGGTGGAGGGGGCAGAGGAATTAGAATTGCAAATTCACATGATGAATTAATTAATGTATTCAATATGGCAAAAACAGAAGCCAAAAATGCATTTGGTGATGATACTATGTATATAGAAAAGTTTATAGAAAATCCTAGACATATTGAATTTCAAATTTTAGGTGACAATTATGGAAATGTTATTCACTTAGGGGAAAGAGAATGTTCAATACAAAGAAGACATCAAAAAGTAATAGAAGAATCGCCATCTGTTATCATGGATGAAGAAACTAGAAATAAAATGGGGAAGGCTGCCATAAAGGCTGCTAAAGCTGTAAATTATAAAAATGCAGGAACAATAGAATTTTTATTGGATAAAAACGGAAGGTTCTATTTTATGGAAATGAATACAAGAATTCAAGTAGAACATCCTATAACAGAAATAGTGACAGGAATAGATTTAGTAAAAGAACAGTTAAAAATAACATCAGGATATAATATAGAATTTAATCAGCAAGATGTTAAAATTAAAGGACATGCAATTGAGTGCCGTATTAATGCAGAAGATCCTAGTTGTCAGTTTAGACCATCACCTGGAACGATAGAATTCGTTCATTTTCCTGGTGGAAGTGGATTAAGAGTAGATAGTGCTATATATAATGGATGTGTAATTTCCCATATATATGATTCAATGATAGCAAAATTAATTTGTTATGGAAATACTAGAAATGATGCAATTACAACAATGAAAAGAGCTTTAAGTGAATTTATAATAGATGGAGTGAAAACTAATATAGAATTCCAATTTGATATATTGAATAATAAAAAATTTAATGCAGGAAAATTTGATACTTCATTTTTAGATGAAGAATTTAATACTAATTTATAA
- a CDS encoding LamB/YcsF family protein, translating into MNFIDLNCDMGESFGTYSIGNDKEILKYVSSANIACGFHAGDPSVMNNTVKMALESNVAIGAHVGFQDLMGFGRRIMNISPREAYDITVYQLGALYGFTKALGGSIKHVKPHGALYNMAAIDEKLAKAIVEAIYDVDNQLVLFGLSGSKLIQVGKKVGLRTANEVFADRTYTEQGTLTPRSEKNALIKDNTQCINQVISMIKEGKVTSCGGKEVAIKADTICIHGDGDKALDFVKDIRAALEQNGVMIRGF; encoded by the coding sequence ATGAACTTTATAGATTTAAACTGTGATATGGGCGAAAGCTTTGGAACTTATAGTATAGGAAATGATAAAGAAATATTAAAATATGTATCATCAGCTAATATTGCATGTGGATTTCATGCTGGAGATCCAAGTGTTATGAATAATACTGTTAAAATGGCATTAGAAAGTAATGTTGCTATAGGTGCGCATGTGGGATTTCAAGATTTGATGGGTTTTGGAAGGAGAATAATGAATATTTCTCCAAGAGAAGCTTACGATATAACAGTTTATCAACTGGGTGCATTATATGGATTCACAAAAGCCCTGGGGGGTTCTATAAAACATGTAAAACCTCATGGAGCTTTGTATAACATGGCAGCTATAGATGAAAAATTAGCAAAAGCTATTGTAGAAGCAATATATGATGTTGATAATCAATTGGTTTTATTTGGACTTTCGGGAAGTAAGTTAATACAAGTAGGTAAAAAGGTAGGTCTTAGGACTGCAAATGAGGTTTTTGCAGATAGAACATATACAGAGCAAGGAACACTAACACCGAGAAGTGAAAAAAATGCCTTAATTAAAGATAATACTCAATGTATAAATCAAGTAATTAGTATGATAAAAGAAGGAAAAGTTACATCTTGTGGGGGCAAGGAAGTAGCTATTAAGGCTGATACAATATGTATTCATGGAGATGGAGATAAAGCTTTAGATTTCGTTAAAGATATAAGAGCGGCTTTAGAACAAAATGGAGTAATGATTAGAGGATTTTAG
- a CDS encoding cation:proton antiporter translates to MTETINFDSMLILAIFAFITPIIINSFKKFKVPFVVGEIFIGIIIGKSFFNLVNEDIWIGFLSNLGLAYLLFLSGLEIDFDKLKTGSDKKQIFKRLLMSLAMFVISLITSWILSIGLYHFGIIKNVLFLTFLFSASAPGLIVPFLKEKNLLNSEYGQTLLIYTLICEFICLIALPIISSTISYGLTYKNFLFVLLFLAAFVIFKIVQRFSRILDLSAASFRNLHIGVRAAFALILLLVTLSDKIGAEIILGSFLAGFIFTLILDKGREDLMHELDILGYGFLIPIYFIMVGVNLNISSVFTDPKSLLKIPLFLLIIFIIKIVPFLIMSFAFGMNKAISGGIILSSQLSLFIVGSQMAYNLGIITSSDYSTFILTTVISCILFPLIFDKIFKRENISEIEIEPINHISIMEVVPMNEDILGKSLKEISFPHRFRVFLIVRDGIEILPIAETQILKGDRLIIAGLASKVNEVLTFLNG, encoded by the coding sequence ATGACAGAAACTATTAATTTTGACTCAATGCTAATATTAGCTATTTTTGCCTTTATAACTCCGATTATCATAAATTCTTTTAAAAAATTCAAAGTTCCTTTTGTCGTTGGAGAAATATTCATTGGAATTATCATTGGTAAAAGTTTTTTTAACTTAGTTAATGAAGATATATGGATAGGATTTTTATCTAATCTAGGTCTTGCATATCTTCTATTTTTAAGCGGTCTTGAAATAGATTTTGACAAATTAAAGACAGGTAGTGATAAAAAACAAATATTCAAAAGACTTTTAATGTCTTTAGCCATGTTTGTTATATCACTTATTACATCATGGATTTTATCAATTGGTTTATATCACTTTGGTATTATAAAGAACGTATTATTTTTAACATTTTTATTTTCAGCTTCAGCACCAGGTCTTATTGTTCCATTTTTAAAAGAAAAGAATCTATTAAATTCTGAATATGGGCAAACATTACTTATATACACACTAATATGTGAATTTATATGTCTAATAGCACTACCTATTATTTCTTCTACTATAAGTTATGGTTTAACCTATAAAAACTTTTTATTTGTACTATTATTCTTAGCAGCCTTTGTAATTTTTAAAATAGTTCAAAGATTTTCACGTATATTAGATTTATCTGCTGCTTCTTTTAGAAATTTACACATAGGTGTTCGTGCTGCATTTGCTTTAATACTTTTACTTGTAACTCTTTCTGATAAAATTGGAGCAGAAATAATACTTGGTTCATTCTTAGCAGGATTTATATTTACTTTAATATTAGATAAAGGTCGAGAAGACTTAATGCATGAACTTGATATACTCGGTTATGGATTTTTGATTCCAATATATTTTATTATGGTTGGAGTTAATCTTAATATTTCATCAGTATTCACTGATCCAAAATCATTGTTAAAAATACCTTTATTTTTATTAATAATTTTTATAATTAAGATAGTACCATTTTTAATTATGTCATTCGCTTTTGGTATGAATAAAGCTATATCTGGAGGAATTATACTTTCATCTCAACTTAGTTTGTTTATAGTAGGATCTCAAATGGCGTATAACCTAGGTATAATAACTTCTTCAGATTACTCAACATTTATACTTACTACAGTTATTTCGTGTATATTATTTCCTCTTATATTTGATAAAATATTTAAAAGAGAGAATATATCAGAAATCGAAATAGAACCTATAAACCATATATCCATTATGGAAGTTGTTCCTATGAATGAGGATATTTTAGGAAAATCACTTAAAGAAATATCATTTCCTCATAGATTTAGAGTTTTTTTAATAGTTCGAGATGGTATTGAAATTCTTCCCATTGCAGAAACCCAAATTTTAAAAGGTGACAGATTAATAATTGCAGGTTTAGCAAGTAAAGTAAATGAAGTTTTAACCTTCTTAAATGGCTAA
- the uvsE gene encoding UV DNA damage repair endonuclease UvsE produces MKIGYACIPMTINYRTNRGFILKNFDYERFCNCVKENLEDLHKILKENMRNHIYFFRISSDIIPFGSHKINDIKWWKIFKNELDYIGSYIKENDIRVSMHAGHYTVLNSPSQEVVVKSIGDIEYHTKFLDSLGLDYTHKIVLHVGGVYNSKIEAINRFKNNFKKLSVSAKKRLILENDEKIYNIEDVLNLCNDIEIPAVFDNLHHKFNPSLDDDLEKIFQKVISTWNPEDGIPKIHYSDEDFFKKRGAHSNFVDIRNFLNYYEKIKKYDLDIMLEVKDKDISAIKCVKALESINIQDDNKDRLVIEEQWEKYKYLISEREKEVYIEGFKKFSNSCDVISFYEFIDDILNLNIKGENFRSTVNELWKEFYEFKLNKTEKNQVFKLINSDLDYKKIKEKLRKLSIKYDIENMKKSYYFYY; encoded by the coding sequence ATGAAGATAGGATATGCATGTATTCCCATGACAATAAACTACAGAACTAATAGGGGGTTTATACTTAAAAATTTTGATTATGAACGTTTTTGTAATTGTGTAAAAGAAAATCTTGAAGATTTACATAAAATTTTAAAAGAGAATATGAGAAATCATATATATTTTTTTAGAATAAGTTCAGATATTATTCCTTTTGGAAGTCATAAGATTAATGATATTAAATGGTGGAAAATTTTTAAAAATGAGTTAGACTATATTGGAAGTTATATAAAGGAGAATGATATAAGAGTGTCAATGCATGCAGGGCATTACACAGTATTAAATTCACCATCACAAGAAGTAGTAGTTAAAAGTATAGGTGATATAGAATATCATACTAAGTTTTTGGATTCACTAGGATTAGATTATACACATAAAATAGTTTTGCATGTAGGTGGAGTTTATAATTCAAAAATTGAAGCTATAAATAGATTTAAAAATAATTTTAAAAAACTATCAGTATCTGCTAAAAAAAGATTAATATTAGAAAATGACGAAAAGATATATAACATAGAAGATGTTTTGAATTTATGTAACGATATAGAGATTCCAGCTGTATTTGATAATTTACATCATAAATTTAATCCATCTTTAGACGATGATTTAGAAAAAATTTTTCAAAAAGTTATTTCTACATGGAATCCAGAAGACGGAATTCCTAAAATACATTATTCAGATGAGGATTTTTTCAAAAAAAGAGGAGCACATTCTAATTTTGTAGATATAAGAAATTTTTTAAACTACTATGAGAAAATAAAAAAATATGATTTGGATATTATGTTGGAAGTAAAGGATAAGGATATATCAGCAATAAAATGTGTAAAAGCATTAGAAAGTATAAATATACAAGATGATAATAAAGATAGATTGGTTATTGAAGAGCAATGGGAAAAATATAAATATTTAATAAGTGAAAGAGAAAAAGAAGTTTATATAGAAGGTTTTAAAAAGTTTAGTAATAGCTGTGATGTTATAAGTTTTTATGAATTTATAGATGATATTTTAAACTTAAATATAAAAGGAGAAAATTTTAGAAGTACAGTTAATGAATTGTGGAAAGAATTTTATGAGTTTAAATTAAATAAAACAGAAAAAAATCAAGTTTTTAAATTAATAAATAGTGATTTAGATTATAAAAAGATAAAGGAGAAATTAAGAAAATTATCAATTAAATATGATATTGAAAATATGAAGAAAAGTTATTATTTTTATTATTAA
- a CDS encoding citrate/2-methylcitrate synthase, which translates to MSIIYKQDVFENSIIDDFSKIAEKNNVINPLLYKKYHVKRGLRNENGTGVLVGLTGVGNVHGYKISKGNRIPDEGKLTYRGIDVEEIVNASNEEKRFGFEEVIYLLLFGELPSRIQLSIFEKIIGECRELPENFTEDMILKFPSNNIMNKLQRTILAAYSFDTNPDDISTKNLLRQSIELIARVPTMIAHAYQAKIHYYDKKSLVIHSPRKDLSTAENILYMIRPDNKYSKIEAEILDLALIIHAEHGGGNNSAFATHVVSSTGTDTYSAIAAAVGSLKGPKHGGANIKVVDMMKNIKLNVNEWDNKKKIRRYLLKILKKEAFDHSGLIYGMGHAVYTLSDPRSVLLKKKALELAKEKQRVDEFILYKNIEEISKEIFKEIRGYDAITANVDLYSGFVYDMLNIPSDLYTPIFAVARTPGWCAHRIEQILSEFKIIRPAYMNIKKEEKYTSLNKR; encoded by the coding sequence ATGAGTATTATTTATAAGCAAGATGTTTTTGAAAATAGTATAATTGATGATTTTTCAAAGATTGCAGAAAAAAATAATGTGATAAATCCTTTGTTGTATAAAAAGTACCATGTAAAAAGAGGGCTTAGAAATGAAAATGGTACGGGGGTATTAGTAGGACTTACAGGCGTTGGAAATGTCCATGGATACAAAATAAGTAAAGGAAATAGGATTCCGGATGAAGGAAAACTAACATATAGGGGGATTGATGTAGAGGAAATAGTAAATGCTTCTAATGAAGAAAAAAGATTTGGATTTGAAGAAGTTATATATTTATTATTATTTGGAGAACTTCCTAGTAGAATACAATTAAGCATATTTGAAAAGATTATTGGAGAGTGCAGAGAATTACCAGAAAATTTTACTGAAGATATGATATTAAAATTTCCTAGTAATAATATTATGAATAAATTACAAAGAACCATACTTGCAGCGTATTCTTTTGATACTAATCCTGATGATATAAGTACAAAAAATCTTTTAAGACAAAGTATAGAATTAATTGCAAGAGTGCCGACAATGATAGCACATGCTTATCAGGCTAAAATTCACTATTATGATAAAAAAAGTTTAGTTATTCATTCTCCAAGAAAAGATTTAAGTACGGCTGAAAATATATTATATATGATAAGACCAGATAATAAGTATAGTAAAATAGAAGCTGAAATTCTAGATTTAGCATTGATAATTCATGCAGAACATGGTGGAGGAAATAATTCAGCTTTTGCAACACATGTTGTATCATCTACAGGAACAGACACATATTCGGCTATAGCAGCTGCTGTAGGGTCTTTAAAAGGACCTAAACATGGTGGTGCAAATATAAAAGTTGTAGATATGATGAAAAATATAAAATTAAATGTAAATGAATGGGATAATAAGAAGAAAATAAGAAGATATCTTTTAAAGATATTAAAAAAAGAGGCTTTTGATCATTCTGGATTAATATATGGAATGGGTCATGCCGTGTATACTTTATCAGACCCAAGATCGGTATTGCTGAAAAAGAAAGCATTAGAGCTTGCAAAAGAGAAGCAAAGAGTGGATGAATTTATTTTATATAAAAATATAGAAGAAATATCAAAGGAAATATTCAAAGAAATAAGAGGATATGATGCTATTACGGCAAATGTTGATTTATATTCTGGGTTTGTATATGACATGTTAAATATTCCATCGGATTTGTATACACCTATTTTTGCAGTAGCAAGAACTCCAGGATGGTGTGCTCATAGAATAGAGCAGATACTTAGCGAATTTAAAATTATAAGGCCTGCATATATGAATATTAAGAAGGAAGAAAAATATACATCATTGAATAAGAGATAA